In the genome of Xenorhabdus nematophila ATCC 19061, one region contains:
- a CDS encoding EAL domain-containing protein: MIFAPAFQPIKDVGTGLFVAAEVLARWYDEGRVLTPSSLLSQPHWGLVDMEVARFIHKNLHQCLDLYPTLFLNVSEHTLRSDVIFKAWTRVIHAIAKNHSGRFVIEITEGIQDASLSSRWDALIETGVELALDDYGDKHSSMERLSGYPWRYCKFDARRLRSLEDYPAIVHCRRKGIQLIAEQVETFPLGESAKLLGLSWQQGFFHGKPAVMDKHLNNVKALP, translated from the coding sequence ATGATTTTTGCCCCGGCTTTCCAACCAATAAAAGATGTCGGCACTGGTTTGTTTGTCGCTGCTGAGGTATTGGCTCGCTGGTACGACGAAGGCCGGGTTCTTACGCCATCCAGTCTGTTATCTCAACCTCATTGGGGGCTGGTGGACATGGAAGTGGCAAGGTTCATCCACAAAAACCTGCATCAATGCTTGGATTTATATCCAACGCTTTTTCTTAACGTCTCAGAGCACACTTTGCGCTCTGATGTCATTTTCAAAGCATGGACAAGGGTTATTCATGCCATAGCGAAAAATCACTCTGGCCGTTTTGTGATTGAGATTACAGAGGGCATTCAGGATGCGTCACTCTCATCCAGATGGGATGCGTTGATCGAAACTGGAGTTGAATTAGCCCTTGATGATTATGGAGATAAACACTCATCTATGGAGCGTTTGAGTGGTTATCCCTGGCGTTACTGTAAGTTTGACGCGAGAAGACTTCGCTCTCTCGAAGATTACCCAGCTATTGTCCATTGCCGAAGGAAAGGTATTCAGTTAATTGCTGAACAAGTAGAAACCTTTCCTTTAGGAGAGAGCGCCAAATTACTTGGATTGTCATGGCAGCAAGGTTTCTTTCATGGAAAGCCTGCTGTTATGGATAAACATTTGAATAACGTAAAGGCCTTACCATGA
- a CDS encoding TraU family protein yields the protein MIKKILRIMTVSAVFWVNSVSADPGCQNAEVIGGKLITDICWSCIFPIKVAGVPISGGGGSFPSEAVSNPLCMCEDNLGVPRPGVTTSMWEPARLVEFQRVPGCSSVLNGVRFPFDRTNQGHHGMGDMDGGDGSFMHYHYYAFPLLVMLDLFIKQTCNADGYMDFDIMYMSELDPTWNNDEFAFFTNPEAAAVANPIAAAACTADAISSTAGKPLKQLFWCAGSWGTLYPFSGNQNGGKGVIRDSSLLSTRVLAALHRRGLAWKTMGSEAMCRGVISPTLPKTQYKFTLLHPVPETNSSHVIGESTLTWGLARTIPAIGQDPIYTIWRWNDCCNN from the coding sequence ATGATAAAAAAAATACTACGAATCATGACCGTAAGCGCGGTCTTTTGGGTTAACTCGGTGTCGGCTGACCCTGGGTGCCAGAATGCAGAAGTTATCGGCGGTAAGCTGATCACAGACATTTGCTGGAGCTGTATTTTCCCCATCAAAGTAGCTGGGGTTCCTATTAGTGGAGGTGGCGGCTCGTTCCCAAGTGAGGCCGTTAGCAACCCCCTGTGCATGTGCGAGGATAATCTCGGAGTTCCTCGGCCAGGTGTTACCACTTCAATGTGGGAGCCAGCCCGGCTCGTTGAGTTTCAGCGAGTGCCAGGATGCTCATCTGTCTTGAATGGTGTCAGGTTCCCTTTTGATAGGACTAACCAAGGACACCACGGCATGGGCGACATGGATGGTGGTGATGGTTCTTTTATGCACTATCACTACTATGCGTTTCCTTTGTTAGTGATGCTCGATTTGTTCATTAAGCAAACCTGTAATGCTGATGGGTATATGGACTTCGACATCATGTACATGTCTGAGCTTGACCCAACTTGGAACAATGACGAGTTCGCCTTTTTCACCAACCCAGAAGCTGCGGCAGTGGCAAACCCAATTGCGGCTGCTGCGTGTACTGCGGATGCTATCTCATCAACCGCAGGAAAGCCTTTAAAACAGCTTTTCTGGTGTGCTGGCTCATGGGGAACTCTATACCCGTTTAGTGGCAATCAGAACGGTGGGAAAGGTGTTATCCGTGATAGCAGTCTTCTTAGCACCAGGGTTTTGGCCGCATTGCATCGCCGTGGTTTGGCATGGAAAACAATGGGGTCTGAGGCAATGTGCAGAGGTGTTATCAGTCCAACACTTCCCAAAACGCAGTACAAATTCACGCTATTGCATCCGGTTCCAGAGACCAATTCATCTCATGTCATTGGTGAATCCACTCTTACTTGGGGGTTGGCGCGGACTATACCGGCAATTGGGCAAGACCCCATCTACACGATCTGGCGATGGAATGATTGCTGCAACAATTAA
- the traN gene encoding conjugal transfer mating pair stabilization protein TraN: MRSHNYFMRAVASLLTVTMSALPIHSYANGSQDQDITAVGKEAQAFGQNLSNSFKSSSGTVQDGTISMPTLKDGQFQMNGGSQINVNDLFPGTSGTNNKPDSYYFPDANKPDVGGLQGIYESGDDMDSVGNNAKGSLWSDANSANPSISGAAYKVLLDASNRSRPDFSNDPVLNLSKKTYEDMDLIADGFGDCSAETTINQNTINAHIPEYERCQRVVDQSADCEVVHDYDASVVKHYDGPYNLKSCGEGCTELWIGRVGDNYWSGNCTIYEEYTRVQVSNPDAIVSATLEYAKWDDYMQVWVGKSGQETKVWSGPDGNFPPETAGRCELSTSWERNPNVDVTPYFKNVKDGDVVTFKIRVSVSGEGEGFGRIKLRYDPSKAITKDEWAPQSCMDSAKGVVDGFAEGEITCIDDPTDATGCTVINGIKVCESQLKPSPLPGIPKLCKKVRVKADYDFYKGQMDCWTDPQGETHCPVNTGGNLNSCQKYEENPQCGFISSKCVDGAKGSSGTCYVHEDTYDCGTDVSVPTLEKEIEYQCGGPIRCMGDDCLDLTKTQSTDFARATALLNAAQFMTQDMSCTGQDGDDNPTGEENVICSAFAGEAGECKIAVGGVSDCCEKPTNISLADYLNLIMAVPKLDGAVMGLTDGNALKGAYQVLREPALQGWTEVTKPFTSYIENVSGAVDSFFQPVEQFIDQLIDQLKEQVKEVMMDVMKSAGQDAATEQAAAAASEQAAEAMMETATTWLSTAMTIYTVYVVAMVMIQMIYKCEEEEFTMNAKRALKNCSYVGSYCKSKVLGACIEKREAYCCFNSPLSRIIQEQVRPQLGQNFGDPKNPQCEGIPLDKIAEIDWSKINLDEWLGILQQNGKFPDPNAINLDSLTGAGNDFNVDGTRKNAQERALERLEGIDIDAKRKEATNSIDPQTGAPTSGGGGG; the protein is encoded by the coding sequence ATGCGAAGTCATAATTACTTTATGAGAGCTGTGGCCTCGCTGTTGACAGTAACCATGTCTGCGCTGCCGATACATTCCTATGCTAACGGTAGCCAAGACCAGGACATCACAGCGGTAGGTAAAGAGGCCCAGGCTTTCGGACAAAACCTCTCAAACTCATTCAAGTCGAGCTCGGGGACAGTGCAAGATGGCACTATCTCTATGCCGACGCTGAAAGATGGGCAGTTCCAAATGAATGGGGGGAGTCAGATTAATGTCAATGATCTATTCCCAGGAACAAGCGGGACTAACAATAAACCGGACAGTTATTATTTCCCTGACGCCAACAAACCTGACGTGGGAGGCCTGCAAGGCATTTACGAGTCAGGCGATGACATGGACAGCGTGGGGAATAATGCCAAGGGGTCACTCTGGAGTGATGCCAATAGTGCAAACCCATCAATCTCAGGGGCAGCATATAAGGTTCTTCTCGATGCCTCTAATCGATCACGCCCTGATTTTAGTAATGACCCGGTACTGAACCTAAGCAAAAAGACCTATGAGGACATGGACCTCATTGCCGATGGCTTTGGTGATTGTTCTGCCGAAACAACTATTAATCAGAATACCATCAACGCGCATATTCCAGAGTATGAGCGATGCCAGCGTGTTGTAGATCAAAGCGCGGACTGTGAGGTTGTCCATGACTACGACGCCTCAGTTGTGAAGCACTATGATGGCCCATATAACCTCAAATCTTGTGGAGAAGGCTGTACTGAGTTGTGGATTGGCCGAGTGGGTGACAACTACTGGAGTGGTAACTGTACGATATATGAGGAGTACACGCGGGTACAAGTCAGTAATCCAGACGCCATAGTGTCTGCAACGCTTGAGTACGCCAAGTGGGATGACTACATGCAAGTTTGGGTAGGTAAATCCGGTCAGGAAACTAAAGTGTGGTCAGGCCCTGACGGCAACTTCCCTCCAGAAACTGCTGGTCGGTGCGAATTGTCAACAAGTTGGGAGCGTAACCCTAATGTCGATGTCACCCCCTATTTCAAGAATGTGAAAGATGGTGATGTTGTTACGTTTAAGATCCGCGTTTCAGTAAGTGGCGAAGGTGAGGGTTTTGGCCGCATAAAGCTACGCTATGACCCATCAAAAGCCATTACCAAGGATGAGTGGGCTCCACAGAGCTGCATGGATTCAGCCAAAGGGGTTGTAGATGGTTTTGCGGAAGGAGAGATCACTTGTATAGATGACCCGACTGATGCTACGGGCTGCACAGTCATCAACGGGATCAAAGTTTGCGAATCCCAACTCAAACCATCACCTTTGCCTGGTATTCCAAAGCTATGCAAAAAGGTTCGAGTTAAAGCCGACTATGACTTCTATAAGGGTCAAATGGACTGCTGGACTGACCCTCAAGGTGAAACACACTGTCCGGTAAACACGGGCGGGAACCTTAATAGTTGTCAGAAGTATGAAGAAAACCCTCAGTGCGGCTTTATCAGTTCCAAATGTGTTGATGGAGCTAAGGGGAGCTCTGGAACCTGCTACGTCCACGAGGATACCTATGACTGCGGAACGGATGTTTCTGTTCCAACCTTAGAAAAGGAAATAGAGTATCAATGTGGTGGGCCTATACGTTGTATGGGCGACGACTGTCTTGATTTGACAAAAACACAAAGTACAGATTTCGCTCGTGCTACTGCATTGCTTAATGCTGCCCAGTTTATGACTCAGGATATGAGCTGCACAGGTCAAGACGGTGATGACAATCCAACCGGGGAAGAAAACGTTATTTGTTCAGCTTTTGCGGGAGAGGCTGGCGAATGCAAAATAGCTGTTGGAGGTGTTTCAGATTGCTGTGAAAAGCCAACCAATATATCTCTTGCCGATTACTTGAACCTAATAATGGCTGTTCCAAAACTTGATGGGGCAGTAATGGGTTTAACTGATGGTAATGCGCTTAAAGGGGCTTATCAGGTTCTTAGGGAGCCAGCCCTTCAAGGGTGGACAGAAGTAACAAAACCGTTCACAAGTTACATTGAGAACGTCTCTGGCGCTGTTGATTCGTTCTTTCAGCCTGTAGAGCAGTTTATTGATCAGCTCATTGATCAGCTCAAAGAGCAAGTCAAAGAAGTGATGATGGATGTCATGAAATCAGCAGGTCAGGATGCAGCAACTGAGCAAGCTGCTGCTGCCGCGTCCGAACAGGCAGCCGAAGCGATGATGGAGACGGCAACGACATGGCTTAGTACCGCTATGACGATATATACCGTCTATGTTGTTGCAATGGTCATGATCCAGATGATTTATAAGTGCGAGGAGGAAGAGTTCACCATGAACGCCAAAAGAGCGCTAAAAAACTGCTCTTATGTGGGTTCTTACTGTAAATCTAAGGTGTTGGGCGCTTGTATTGAAAAGAGAGAAGCATATTGCTGCTTCAATTCTCCACTCTCTCGTATTATACAAGAACAAGTTCGTCCGCAATTGGGCCAAAACTTTGGGGACCCGAAAAACCCGCAGTGTGAAGGTATTCCACTAGATAAAATTGCCGAAATTGATTGGAGCAAAATTAATTTGGATGAGTGGCTTGGGATATTGCAGCAGAACGGTAAGTTCCCAGATCCAAACGCAATCAATCTCGATTCGCTGACAGGCGCTGGAAACGACTTTAATGTTGACGGTACGCGAAAGAATGCTCAGGAAAGGGCGTTAGAGCGTTTAGAGGGGATCGATATTGATGCGAAGCGTAAAGAGGCGACAAATAGTATAGACCCTCAAACTGGAGCTCCGACAAGTGGCGGAGGAGGGGGATAA
- a CDS encoding AAA family ATPase has protein sequence MSQYTQFLVSKVFGMPSIPEKVTAIGYADGSHPFIPATDTNYVFRKEFLREVLAYLKEPGGDALFVTGPTGSGKTSGITEIAGRLNWPVQQITAHGRMELTDLIGHHALVAEKPGQPPVMKFMYGPLAVAMREGHLLLINEVDLADPAELAGLNDVLEGRPLVTAQNGGEIIKPHPMFRVVVTGNSTGSGDASGLYQGVMMQNLAAMDRYRFTKVGYADEEAELSILGRVTPKLPENVRKGMVRIANQVRKLFLGENGEDGQLSITMSTRTLVRWAKLSLAFRGAPNALEYALDQALLIRAAKEEREAILRVAKDVFGDQWR, from the coding sequence ATGTCTCAATATACTCAATTCTTAGTAAGCAAGGTTTTCGGTATGCCTAGCATTCCGGAGAAGGTAACTGCCATCGGCTATGCTGACGGCTCGCACCCTTTTATCCCTGCCACTGATACCAACTACGTTTTCCGCAAAGAGTTTCTGCGAGAGGTTTTGGCCTATCTTAAAGAACCTGGCGGTGACGCACTGTTCGTAACCGGCCCTACCGGGTCTGGTAAAACCTCTGGTATCACCGAGATCGCTGGTCGTCTCAACTGGCCTGTTCAGCAAATCACTGCCCACGGGCGGATGGAGCTGACAGATCTGATTGGACATCACGCTCTGGTCGCGGAAAAACCAGGTCAACCACCTGTCATGAAGTTCATGTATGGACCTCTGGCAGTTGCTATGCGTGAAGGTCATCTACTCCTCATCAACGAGGTGGATTTGGCCGACCCTGCCGAGCTGGCTGGTCTCAACGATGTCCTTGAAGGACGTCCTCTTGTGACCGCTCAGAATGGTGGCGAAATCATCAAACCACACCCAATGTTTCGTGTGGTCGTTACTGGTAACTCTACGGGTTCCGGTGATGCTTCTGGTTTGTACCAGGGGGTGATGATGCAGAACCTCGCAGCTATGGATCGCTATCGTTTCACCAAAGTAGGGTATGCGGATGAGGAAGCTGAACTCAGCATTCTTGGCCGTGTTACTCCGAAACTTCCGGAAAATGTACGGAAGGGAATGGTTCGGATTGCTAATCAGGTCCGCAAACTGTTTCTTGGTGAAAACGGTGAAGATGGTCAGCTCAGCATCACCATGTCCACCCGGACGTTGGTGCGTTGGGCGAAACTGTCTCTTGCGTTCCGAGGTGCCCCAAATGCTCTTGAATACGCCCTGGATCAAGCTTTGCTTATCCGTGCGGCCAAAGAGGAGCGTGAAGCCATCCTGCGTGTTGCGAAGGATGTGTTTGGGGACCAATGGCGCTAA
- the bet gene encoding phage recombination protein Bet, whose translation MSDSKSLVTRIAERFGVDTRKFYDTLKATAFKQRDGSAPTDEQMMTLLIVAEQYGLNPFTREIYAFPDKQNGIIPVVGVDGWSRIINDHPQYDGVEFVYADKMIRMQGANVECPEWIECVIYRKDRSRPIRIKEFIDEVYREPVQKHGQHGPYVVTGPWQTHTKRQLRHKSLIQCSRVAFGFSGIYDQDEAERIREMEQASAINPAIANLPSPTQVHSQEPLAIEHKELDPILTKLANRAIAEKAWSAAHEYVKGRYEGSELQYATQFLREKELDQMEPPKPDYQETHEQEPIIAGGSANAKPGADEVPPLSDEDMIPVAEEEGAEGHYY comes from the coding sequence ATGTCTGATAGCAAATCTCTTGTAACCCGTATCGCTGAACGTTTTGGTGTTGACACCCGAAAGTTCTATGACACGTTGAAGGCTACAGCGTTCAAACAGCGAGATGGTAGCGCACCGACCGATGAGCAGATGATGACGCTCTTGATCGTGGCTGAACAATACGGCTTGAACCCTTTCACTCGGGAAATCTATGCGTTTCCTGATAAGCAAAATGGGATTATTCCGGTTGTAGGCGTTGATGGTTGGAGCCGTATCATCAACGATCATCCCCAGTATGATGGCGTCGAGTTCGTTTACGCGGACAAGATGATCAGAATGCAAGGCGCGAACGTTGAGTGTCCTGAGTGGATAGAATGCGTGATTTACCGTAAGGACAGATCTCGCCCTATCCGGATCAAGGAGTTCATTGACGAAGTTTACCGAGAGCCAGTGCAGAAACATGGGCAACACGGCCCTTATGTTGTCACTGGTCCTTGGCAAACACACACCAAGCGTCAACTCCGGCACAAGTCACTGATCCAGTGTTCTCGTGTCGCTTTTGGCTTCTCCGGTATTTACGACCAAGATGAAGCTGAACGTATTCGTGAAATGGAACAAGCATCAGCCATTAACCCGGCTATTGCCAACCTCCCTTCACCGACGCAAGTTCATAGCCAAGAGCCTTTGGCTATCGAGCATAAAGAGCTTGATCCGATCCTGACCAAACTCGCAAATCGCGCTATTGCTGAAAAAGCATGGTCTGCGGCGCATGAGTATGTGAAGGGACGGTATGAAGGTTCGGAATTGCAATATGCGACTCAATTTCTTCGTGAGAAGGAATTGGATCAAATGGAGCCACCGAAGCCTGACTACCAGGAAACGCATGAGCAAGAGCCCATCATCGCTGGTGGCTCAGCTAATGCAAAGCCTGGTGCCGATGAAGTGCCGCCTTTGAGTGACGAGGACATGATCCCCGTAGCAGAAGAGGAGGGCGCAGAAGGGCATTACTACTAA
- a CDS encoding YqaJ viral recombinase family protein — protein MKIVNLSQREEDWLDWRRQGVTATDAAILLNRSPYKTRWRLWAEKTGYAREVDLSLNPLVRRGIENEDAARRAFEGCRKTCF, from the coding sequence ATGAAAATAGTCAACCTATCGCAACGCGAGGAAGATTGGCTTGATTGGCGGCGTCAAGGTGTAACAGCCACTGACGCCGCTATCCTGCTCAACCGGTCTCCCTACAAAACACGATGGAGACTGTGGGCCGAGAAGACTGGGTATGCGCGTGAAGTCGATCTGAGTCTTAATCCGCTGGTTCGCCGGGGGATAGAAAACGAAGATGCCGCAAGACGTGCTTTTGAGGGATGCCGCAAGACGTGCTTTTGA
- a CDS encoding YqaJ viral recombinase family protein encodes MLLPACVQSVQYPLMRASLDGLRDNGEPVELKSPSATVWEDVCAEKANSKAYQLYYPQVQHQLLVTGAKQGWLVFYFEGQIKEFPILRDEAMIKEILAEAKKFWQQVVDKKEPDKDPERDLYIPQGGEVNCWIAAAEEYRLYDAEIQELKQRLTELQERQKPHLETMKSLMGEYFHADYCGVMVTRYKAAGRVDYKKLLADKASGVKPEDIDQYREKSSERCRVTVTGSVKPRYIVDEDVLAPLDDLPEEVVTCYW; translated from the coding sequence ATGCTCCTCCCTGCCTGTGTTCAATCGGTTCAATACCCGCTCATGAGGGCCTCCCTGGATGGCCTGAGAGATAACGGGGAACCCGTCGAGCTGAAAAGCCCGAGTGCTACTGTATGGGAAGATGTTTGTGCTGAGAAAGCAAACAGCAAGGCATACCAGCTTTATTACCCGCAGGTGCAACACCAACTCCTGGTTACGGGTGCTAAGCAAGGTTGGTTAGTCTTCTACTTTGAAGGACAGATAAAGGAGTTTCCAATACTCCGAGATGAAGCCATGATTAAAGAAATCTTGGCTGAGGCTAAAAAGTTCTGGCAACAGGTAGTAGACAAGAAGGAACCTGATAAAGATCCAGAGAGAGACTTATACATACCGCAAGGTGGTGAGGTCAATTGTTGGATTGCTGCTGCTGAGGAATACCGCCTCTATGATGCTGAGATTCAGGAGCTTAAACAGCGACTGACTGAGCTTCAAGAAAGGCAAAAACCTCATCTCGAAACCATGAAGTCCCTCATGGGGGAATACTTCCATGCCGACTACTGCGGCGTGATGGTGACGAGATACAAAGCGGCTGGTCGGGTAGACTACAAAAAACTGCTTGCTGACAAAGCATCAGGTGTTAAGCCTGAGGATATTGACCAGTACAGAGAGAAGTCATCCGAACGGTGCCGTGTAACGGTTACTGGTTCGGTGAAACCACGGTACATTGTTGATGAGGACGTACTTGCTCCTCTTGATGATCTGCCGGAAGAAGTAGTTACATGCTACTGGTAA
- a CDS encoding DUF3150 domain-containing protein, which yields MTKVNHLQSLCVIHVDFDIWSGQTRLSASDLKLGEGGEIPPEKVAQLGSKKICDPAKLKGFHRLKTETRRLLLKFGMPFMNGFAVPVSRTDEICNKLNDINYQFNQLKQDFINGYNKAVDEWCQENPEYERAIRAGVLPKETVEERIGFEYQVFMIQPVNEDEANAKRLNRKVERLGDDLVSEVVQEANKFYMERLAGRDQCAVTTRQTLRNIRDKVDGLSFLNSAFNPLVKLLDQTLRGYEQHADGRNIVAPFFYQVVAAVLIMSERERIEEYANGSITVEGMALNIGGSEAHMGDRSKNEKAGLESDKAGESTLVLKGDNTVQQQVGGAGAVQSEQTNNGGDAVDLDEDIDSFFKNFAERGEGESEDDPNAGDAVQDEYVDVEDEPVLPEETLVEPEPIQEEPATEPLNQEPPKTDDDGDFFF from the coding sequence ATGACTAAAGTGAACCATCTACAAAGCCTTTGTGTTATCCACGTTGACTTTGACATTTGGAGCGGACAAACACGTTTGTCTGCATCTGACCTAAAGCTGGGTGAGGGTGGTGAAATACCACCTGAGAAAGTCGCTCAACTAGGAAGTAAAAAAATCTGTGATCCGGCGAAGCTGAAAGGCTTTCATCGCCTGAAAACAGAAACTCGTCGTCTCCTGCTGAAATTCGGTATGCCGTTTATGAACGGATTTGCCGTCCCTGTCAGCAGGACCGATGAAATCTGTAACAAGCTGAATGACATCAACTACCAGTTCAACCAATTGAAACAGGATTTCATCAACGGTTATAACAAAGCTGTGGATGAATGGTGTCAGGAAAACCCTGAATACGAACGAGCCATACGCGCTGGAGTCCTTCCAAAGGAAACGGTCGAAGAGCGGATTGGTTTTGAATATCAGGTGTTCATGATTCAGCCGGTGAACGAGGATGAGGCTAACGCTAAGCGCCTTAACCGCAAGGTTGAGCGTCTGGGTGACGATCTTGTCTCCGAAGTAGTTCAGGAAGCAAATAAGTTCTATATGGAACGTTTGGCAGGTCGAGACCAATGTGCGGTTACGACACGACAAACCCTCCGTAATATCCGCGATAAAGTGGATGGGCTTAGCTTCTTGAACAGCGCTTTTAACCCTTTGGTCAAGCTGCTCGATCAGACCCTTCGTGGCTACGAGCAACATGCTGATGGTCGTAACATCGTTGCACCTTTCTTTTATCAGGTCGTGGCCGCAGTGCTGATCATGAGCGAAAGGGAACGCATCGAAGAGTATGCCAACGGTTCGATCACTGTAGAGGGAATGGCTCTTAACATTGGCGGTTCGGAAGCCCATATGGGGGACCGTTCTAAAAATGAAAAAGCCGGACTGGAAAGCGATAAAGCTGGTGAGTCTACCCTCGTACTAAAGGGTGACAACACTGTGCAGCAACAGGTAGGTGGTGCTGGCGCTGTTCAATCTGAACAGACCAACAACGGTGGTGACGCCGTTGACCTGGATGAAGACATTGACAGCTTCTTCAAGAATTTTGCAGAACGAGGTGAGGGCGAGTCGGAAGATGACCCCAATGCCGGTGATGCTGTTCAAGATGAATACGTTGATGTTGAGGATGAGCCTGTTTTACCTGAGGAAACTCTGGTAGAACCCGAACCCATCCAAGAGGAGCCTGCTACGGAGCCTCTCAACCAGGAACCGCCTAAAACTGACGATGATGGTGACTTTTTCTTTTAA
- a CDS encoding VWA domain-containing protein: MSKKRTIYSALPIVAAAYGEKLGVKVAIGNDDAYTDGKTIVVPNIPDDYPNMDAVWGYLAHEAAHVRFTDFGVERRRGLHAELSNVLEDCRIERAMMDLFPGTSQTLNEVARYMAQAGHYEHVTDKEAPASILTGFCLYWLQTKAVGQSVLQPYLDSATTVFERVFPQGVVVRLNALLRKAVNTKSTAEVVSLADQIIKMIEEEKEKEEQKPKNGQDGNNQQNAGGDQPQNNQGGSGNDQNQGPSAGGSDQQGKNQKQDEAGGKSDPKGQGDQAKSDADGGSKAGQSQAGGNSDAAKQDAAKMLQQVLNAGAGDLRGDAHDALKAELNRVAQDKGDNSYMTVRSAVDTQNNPAVGKSLVGDVKSTTSKIRTQLYGLVQASQRVAHRNQRSGKRVDARKLHRVVTGDTRVFLKPEAKKRPNTAVHILVDMSSSMAYKAANGKERQDIAREASLAISMALEAIPGVNPAVTFFGGNRNQPVFSVVKHGDTVQNRAGRFGFKATGGTPMAEAMWYAAFELTKTREERKMLIVVTDGLPQSAPACRSVIDLCERSDVEVIGIGVETTAVSGLFQKNIVIDDAAALQRTLFKLMERSLTAFAA; the protein is encoded by the coding sequence ATGTCCAAAAAACGCACCATTTACAGCGCTCTACCTATCGTGGCCGCAGCCTATGGTGAAAAACTCGGTGTTAAAGTGGCAATCGGCAACGATGACGCTTACACCGACGGTAAAACCATCGTGGTTCCGAATATCCCCGACGACTATCCAAATATGGATGCTGTCTGGGGGTATTTGGCCCATGAAGCCGCCCACGTCCGTTTTACGGATTTTGGTGTCGAACGCCGAAGAGGCCTTCATGCTGAGCTGTCCAACGTTTTGGAGGACTGCCGTATTGAACGCGCCATGATGGATCTCTTCCCAGGCACTTCACAAACCCTGAATGAAGTCGCTCGTTATATGGCTCAAGCTGGCCATTACGAGCATGTCACAGATAAAGAGGCTCCAGCCTCCATTCTGACAGGGTTCTGTTTGTACTGGCTGCAAACTAAGGCTGTTGGGCAATCTGTCCTGCAACCCTATCTCGATTCGGCTACTACCGTATTCGAGCGAGTGTTTCCTCAAGGTGTTGTGGTTCGGTTGAACGCTTTGCTGCGTAAAGCTGTGAACACGAAATCCACCGCAGAGGTAGTATCCTTGGCCGACCAAATCATCAAGATGATCGAAGAGGAAAAGGAAAAAGAAGAGCAGAAACCCAAGAATGGTCAGGACGGTAACAACCAACAAAATGCTGGTGGAGACCAACCTCAGAACAATCAGGGTGGAAGTGGTAATGATCAGAACCAAGGGCCTAGTGCTGGAGGCAGTGATCAGCAAGGCAAAAATCAGAAGCAAGATGAAGCTGGCGGGAAGTCTGATCCGAAAGGACAGGGCGACCAAGCTAAGTCAGATGCTGATGGTGGCAGTAAGGCAGGACAAAGCCAGGCTGGTGGTAATTCTGACGCGGCGAAACAAGACGCGGCCAAAATGCTACAGCAGGTTCTGAATGCTGGTGCCGGTGACTTGCGTGGTGACGCGCATGACGCACTAAAAGCCGAGCTTAACCGGGTGGCTCAGGATAAAGGGGATAACAGCTATATGACTGTTCGCTCCGCTGTAGATACCCAAAACAATCCTGCTGTTGGCAAAAGCCTTGTGGGGGATGTGAAGAGCACCACTTCAAAGATAAGAACGCAGCTTTACGGATTGGTTCAGGCCAGCCAGCGAGTTGCTCACCGTAACCAACGTTCAGGGAAGCGTGTGGATGCTCGGAAACTACATCGTGTAGTGACGGGTGATACTCGCGTATTCCTCAAGCCGGAAGCCAAGAAGCGCCCTAACACGGCGGTTCACATCCTGGTTGATATGAGCTCCTCGATGGCCTACAAGGCCGCCAATGGAAAGGAGCGTCAAGACATTGCGCGGGAAGCGTCTTTGGCTATTTCGATGGCCCTAGAAGCGATCCCCGGCGTAAACCCGGCTGTTACCTTTTTTGGTGGCAATCGGAATCAACCAGTGTTTAGCGTCGTTAAGCATGGAGACACTGTTCAAAATCGGGCCGGTCGATTTGGGTTCAAAGCAACAGGCGGCACTCCTATGGCGGAAGCCATGTGGTATGCAGCCTTTGAACTCACCAAGACCCGTGAAGAGCGGAAAATGTTGATCGTGGTGACTGACGGGCTGCCTCAAAGCGCTCCGGCATGTCGCTCTGTGATTGACCTCTGTGAACGAAGTGATGTTGAGGTGATCGGTATAGGGGTAGAGACTACCGCAGTATCAGGACTGTTCCAAAAGAACATTGTCATTGATGACGCGGCAGCTTTACAACGCACACTGTTTAAGTTGATGGAGCGGTCATTGACTGCTTTTGCGGCCTAA
- the yfaE gene encoding class I ribonucleotide reductase maintenance protein YfaE, with product MEQIENKGLTVETHCRSGFCGMCRVRLLKGQVAYDETPVAFVKEGEVLVCCAKAKTDVTLEI from the coding sequence TTGGAACAAATCGAGAACAAAGGCCTCACTGTTGAAACGCATTGTCGCAGTGGCTTTTGTGGCATGTGCCGGGTTCGTCTTCTCAAAGGTCAAGTGGCCTATGACGAGACCCCCGTCGCATTTGTCAAAGAAGGGGAAGTGTTGGTTTGCTGCGCTAAAGCAAAAACTGATGTGACCTTGGAAATTTAA